One window from the genome of Metabacillus flavus encodes:
- a CDS encoding molybdopterin oxidoreductase family protein produces MLSYTEQPDGVFKSVCSLDCPDQCGLLLHKENGKIVKVEGDPDHPVTKGSICNKVRHMTERLYDPKRLAYPMKRVGPKGEGRFERITWDEAIETIKSRWMKLIERDGPESILPYSFYGNMGLLSSEGIDRRFFHQLGASLLNRAICSVAGSFGYKYTMGGSFGIDPEETIHSKLIIFWGINAVSTNMHQVTLAQKARKNGAKIVVIDVHRNQTGRLADWFIPILPGTDSALALGMMHILFKENYTDEAFLEKYSVGYEELREHVIQYDPETVSAITGVPVKDLYTLSRMYGETSPSFIRIGNGIQHHDNGGMNVRTIACLPALTGQWMKKGGGAIKGNSGYLQHDSEALKRTDLLRNKSTRVINMNEIGRALLELEPPVKSMFVYNSNPAVVAPEGNKVRKGLAREDLFTVVHDLFLTETAAYADLVLPATSSFENTDFYTSYWHHFMQIQKPVIEKFGESKSNVELFRMLAKAFGMDPALFDVSEEELIRQAVDQSDNPYIHGISYDELSKHDYVKADVKPLFPGKLPTPSGKIELYSEQMNSHGYPALPTYSPLVEDGDFPFLFVPGPNHNFLNSTFSNNEKHTALEKQPRLFMNDEDAARLGIKDGDLARVWNDRGECELTAAVGNTVLPSVLVTQGLWADTPGTKQLVNSLTPDRLADMGGGAVFFSGRVNLEKKG; encoded by the coding sequence ATGCTATCTTATACTGAACAGCCTGACGGAGTCTTTAAATCTGTTTGCTCATTGGATTGTCCGGATCAGTGCGGCTTGCTTTTGCATAAAGAGAACGGAAAGATTGTGAAGGTTGAAGGGGATCCTGATCATCCTGTAACGAAGGGGAGCATATGCAACAAAGTGAGGCATATGACAGAACGTCTTTATGACCCGAAACGCCTTGCCTATCCAATGAAAAGGGTGGGACCTAAAGGAGAGGGCCGGTTTGAGAGGATTACGTGGGATGAAGCGATTGAAACCATTAAATCCCGATGGATGAAGCTGATTGAAAGAGATGGGCCCGAGAGCATTCTCCCCTACAGCTTTTACGGAAACATGGGGCTTCTCTCATCGGAAGGAATCGACCGCCGGTTTTTCCATCAGCTTGGAGCGAGTTTGCTGAATCGTGCCATTTGTTCTGTAGCGGGTTCCTTCGGCTACAAATACACAATGGGCGGCAGCTTCGGGATTGATCCGGAGGAAACGATTCACTCTAAATTGATTATTTTCTGGGGAATCAATGCAGTGAGCACGAACATGCATCAAGTGACACTCGCACAAAAAGCTAGGAAGAATGGCGCTAAGATTGTAGTGATCGATGTTCACAGGAATCAGACCGGCCGCTTGGCAGACTGGTTTATTCCGATTCTTCCCGGGACTGACAGCGCCCTTGCGCTCGGTATGATGCATATTCTTTTTAAGGAAAATTACACGGATGAAGCTTTTCTGGAGAAATATTCAGTCGGATATGAAGAATTAAGAGAACATGTCATTCAATATGATCCGGAGACCGTTTCGGCCATAACGGGCGTTCCGGTTAAAGATTTATATACGTTATCCAGAATGTACGGAGAAACCTCCCCCTCTTTTATCAGAATCGGAAATGGGATTCAGCACCATGATAACGGGGGGATGAATGTTCGAACGATCGCATGTCTTCCCGCTCTTACCGGACAGTGGATGAAAAAAGGCGGTGGTGCAATCAAAGGGAATTCGGGCTATTTGCAGCATGACAGTGAAGCACTGAAACGAACGGATTTGCTGAGGAATAAAAGCACACGTGTCATTAATATGAATGAGATTGGGCGCGCCCTTCTTGAACTGGAACCGCCGGTAAAATCAATGTTCGTTTACAATAGCAACCCTGCTGTCGTTGCTCCGGAAGGAAATAAAGTTCGGAAAGGGCTTGCCAGGGAAGACTTATTTACTGTCGTTCATGATTTGTTTTTGACAGAAACTGCTGCCTACGCAGACCTTGTCCTGCCTGCCACATCTTCGTTTGAGAATACGGATTTTTATACTTCCTATTGGCATCACTTCATGCAAATCCAAAAGCCTGTCATCGAAAAGTTCGGTGAATCCAAATCAAATGTTGAGCTTTTCCGCATGCTTGCAAAAGCGTTTGGAATGGATCCCGCTCTATTTGATGTTTCAGAAGAGGAATTAATCCGGCAGGCGGTAGATCAATCAGATAATCCATATATACATGGGATCAGCTATGATGAACTTTCAAAACACGATTATGTGAAAGCCGATGTAAAACCGCTGTTTCCGGGTAAACTCCCTACGCCAAGCGGAAAAATCGAGCTTTATTCCGAGCAAATGAATTCCCATGGTTATCCTGCACTTCCGACTTACTCCCCTCTGGTTGAGGACGGGGATTTTCCTTTCTTATTTGTTCCAGGCCCAAACCACAATTTCTTGAATTCAACCTTTAGCAATAATGAAAAACATACAGCCCTTGAAAAGCAGCCTCGTTTGTTTATGAACGATGAGGATGCCGCACGGCTTGGAATTAAGGATGGGGATCTTGCGAGAGTATGGAATGACCGCGGAGAATGTGAACTGACTGCTGCAGTTGGGAATACCGTACTGCCAAGTGTTTTAGTTACTCAAGGTTTGTGGGCTGACACCCCTGGAACAAAACAGCTTGTAAATTCCCTCACTCCCGACCGGCTTGCCGATATGGGTGGAGGCGCCGTTTTCTTTTCCGGAAGAGTAAATCTTGAGAAAAAAGGTTAA
- a CDS encoding FeoB small GTPase domain-containing protein, producing MSNVYRVALAGNPNTGKSTLFNALTGLKQHTGNWAGKTVDMAEGTMQHKGETYKLIDLPGTYSLFSNSKDEEVARNYIVFEKPDITLVVLDATSLERNMNLALQVLEMTTNVIVCVNLIDEAAKRGISINEQQLTRRLGVPVVKISARNKTGFPLLFDTMDRLVKGIIQCQPALISYHTVIEEKISKIEPLVRPLIDDDLSARWVALRLLDGDESLLDEIKGRMAQKEEQTRGLKYPV from the coding sequence ATGAGTAATGTGTACAGAGTCGCATTAGCCGGCAATCCCAATACCGGGAAAAGCACCCTGTTCAACGCTTTGACCGGTCTGAAGCAGCACACAGGAAACTGGGCTGGAAAAACCGTTGATATGGCAGAGGGAACGATGCAGCATAAGGGCGAAACGTATAAGCTGATTGATCTACCCGGGACCTATTCTCTTTTCTCAAATTCAAAGGATGAAGAAGTTGCGCGGAATTACATCGTCTTTGAAAAACCGGATATTACATTAGTGGTACTGGATGCAACATCGCTTGAACGGAATATGAATCTCGCTCTTCAAGTGCTTGAAATGACAACTAACGTTATTGTTTGCGTCAATTTAATTGATGAAGCGGCGAAGCGGGGCATCAGTATTAATGAGCAGCAGCTTACAAGAAGACTCGGAGTGCCGGTTGTAAAAATATCAGCACGCAATAAAACGGGATTCCCTCTGCTGTTTGATACGATGGACCGGCTTGTCAAAGGGATCATACAATGTCAGCCGGCCCTGATTAGCTATCATACGGTTATTGAGGAAAAAATCAGCAAAATCGAACCGCTTGTCCGTCCGCTCATTGACGATGACCTCTCTGCAAGATGGGTTGCCTTAAGATTACTGGATGGAGATGAATCCCTTTTGGATGAAATAAAAGGCCGTATGGCTCAAAAGGAGGAACAGACACGTGGACTTAAGTATCCAGTTTGA
- a CDS encoding FeoA family protein — protein MTNTKTVCLYQANNGDTLKITSLSFEGVMRRRLLDLGFVPGAVVKVIRRSPLGDPIAFRVSQTTIALRKEESMRIEGELITHE, from the coding sequence ATGACCAATACTAAAACAGTTTGTCTATACCAAGCGAATAATGGGGATACCTTAAAAATTACTTCACTTTCCTTTGAAGGAGTTATGCGCAGAAGACTCCTTGATTTAGGTTTTGTCCCTGGAGCAGTGGTAAAAGTAATCCGCAGGAGTCCTCTTGGAGATCCCATTGCCTTTCGAGTCAGCCAAACGACGATTGCCCTGCGAAAAGAAGAGAGTATGAGAATTGAAGGGGAGTTGATCACTCATGAGTAA
- a CDS encoding DUF1641 domain-containing protein — protein sequence MANATTKIKKLEISEEDQRKKDLREVEDALVSNKTAILESLQLMQHIQDRGILSLLNGLFGQGDKVLHVLVKALDKPENTNALKNMLLMLGVLGTINVQQLEPLLIKLNKGVERVAKKKDTDHKTGYLDVVRSLKDPEINRAVTLLLTFLKGVGEETEHMEKNKQQEAGERVDLGENG from the coding sequence ATGGCTAATGCAACCACTAAAATCAAAAAGCTTGAGATTAGTGAAGAGGATCAGCGGAAAAAGGATTTGCGTGAAGTGGAAGATGCATTAGTCTCCAATAAAACAGCCATTCTGGAATCTCTGCAGCTTATGCAGCACATCCAGGATCGAGGGATATTGTCTCTTTTAAACGGTTTATTCGGCCAGGGAGATAAAGTGCTGCACGTCCTGGTGAAGGCACTCGATAAACCAGAGAATACAAACGCACTTAAAAACATGCTGCTTATGCTTGGTGTCCTTGGCACCATTAATGTGCAGCAGCTTGAACCCCTTTTGATCAAACTGAACAAAGGGGTCGAAAGGGTAGCGAAAAAAAAGGATACAGATCATAAAACCGGTTATTTAGACGTTGTCCGCTCACTGAAAGACCCTGAAATTAACAGAGCAGTGACATTGCTGCTGACATTTTTAAAAGGTGTTGGTGAGGAGACCGAGCATATGGAAAAAAACAAGCAGCAGGAAGCCGGCGAAAGGGTGGACCTGGGAGAAAATGGATAA